In Methanocella paludicola SANAE, the sequence CCTTGAAGGCGTCCGCGACCTGCTTTCGCTTTTCGTGCGTGTACGTGATGCCCGTCGGGTTCTGGAAGCTGGGCACCGTGTAGAAGAGCTTCGGGTCTGCCTTGAGCGTATGTTTCAGGGCTTCGATGTCGACGCCGTCCTCCTGAAGCTTTACGTCCGTGAACCGGGGCTCGTACATGCCGAAGGACTGGATGGCCGCCAGATACGTTGGCCGCTCGACGGCGACGAGGTCGCCTTTGTTCAGGAACACCTTGCCGATGAGGTCGAGACCCTGCTGGGAGCCCGTCGTGATCAGTATCTCGCTGGCGTCCGCCTTGATGCCGTATTTCGAGTAGCGCTTCGCGATGTATTCCCGAAGCGGCAGATATCCCTCTGTCGTGCTGTATTGCAGGGCGCTTTCCCCGCTCTCTTTTAGCACCTTGACGGCGGCCGCGGAGACCTCCTCGACCGGGAACGACTTCGGGTTCGGCAGTCCACCTGCGAAGGAAATAATGGAGGGATCGTCCACTACTTTGAGTATCTCACGAACGAACGAGCGCTGGACGGTGTACATCCTGTTGGCGAATTGCTGTGTCATATCTTTCCCTCCATATCGATAGCCTCGATTAGTGAAGTCATATTAAGCATATTAATCGTGATAAAACTATCGCAAAATGGTAGAATGAACCATATTTATTGTCAGTTAGCTTCAGTAATGGTTTTAAATTTAATCTTAACCAAAACGATACTAAAGTAAAAATCGCTGTGCTGTTATTTAATTTTCTCTATGGTGACCTTGATATAGTCGCCTCTCTTTATTTCTTCTTTCTCGATAGCATCTTTGTCTAACGTGATACGTCTTAGTTTATCATCTGTGAATTTCACAGCGAAGGTTGTGGCCATACATTATCCTATCTATCCTATATATCCAAAAAGTATAAATAATCTGTCTTACCTAAATATCCTAAATATCCTAAATTGGATAAATAGGATAATGAGGGTTAAATTATGTGTAAGAACTGTTTGAACTGCGAGAATTTTGCCGACTGCATAAGATCAGATAAGAACAATTTTGTTTTATCTTCTTATGCGTTCAATAATAAGGAAAATATAAAATTCATTGAAAATACTCTGGAGGGCTAACCAGTGTATAAAATAGTTGCTAAGTGCCCTTGCTGTGACAAGAATTTAGAGTTAAATTTGGGTACGCACATTGAAATTATAGAAGTCGAAAACCCTTCACATATCGATACACTACATGACCAGATCATTAATAGCATCGACGGCAGACTTTTTAAAAGACAAGAAAAGTTAGATATCATAAGTCTTAAACCAAACAATTAAATTACTCTTATTTTTCAAATGCTCACTAAGCGTCCAAAACTGCCACAGGACGCATTAGAATTTGTTTTTCGTATCTATCTGTGCAGGCAAAAGTCAAGCGTTTATAGGTCAAATTTCAAGAAATTATTTTTCAAGTAAGCAGTTGATGTCCTATGGTTATATAGGCATACAGTTCTATATACTTATATGAAGGAAATTACGACAATACAAGTTACTAAGTCCTTACATGATAAGATTTACTCCTGTAAGGAGCCTTCGCAGAGCTATTCTGACTTTCTGACTATGATACTAAGTTTTTGGGAGTCTTACAAATGATTTTAGAAAAAATCGACTTACAATTTCACGGCCATAGCGCATTGACTGAGATTCACTGTCTACGTGCAAATAATGAATTAGGGCCACTATACAATGGTATTTGCCTGCCCAATGGCCATATTGTAGTCCTCAACGAAGTCTTAGCAGATGAACCCATAAAAGCACTAATGCTTAGTGACGGCTTTATTAAGTGTCTTTCAACGATAGCAGAGCCTTTTACTGACAAAATCAGCTATTTGTATCACGGAGTCGATGAAAATAGCCCTTCGTTCAAGCCTGCAAAAATGCCTGAACGTGTAATGTCTGTTTTGGCCATACAAAAACATGGGCCAATAACAGAACGCTACAAGTGCGTTATAAACGGCTATAAAAACATCCTAGAATACGACTCTAGCCGTGTATGCAACAAACGCCATACAAGAAAGAAAATACCGTATGGGGCAGTTTTACTTTCGCCCGATAGAACCTTATTCTACGGCTTCGTGCTTGACGAAATAGAGCCTGGATGCTATGAGATAGCTCCTGTGGTGGTTTAAACTATGGCTACTTTTGAGAATATCAATAAGTTACTTCTCTGTGATGTCAAAAACCCACAGGGCAGAGGCATAGACTACGTTAACGCTGTGGTGGTCAACGGCAGAGCCTACACAGTGGGCCATATGAGCGCACAGCCCTTCAGGGTGCTGGACACGGCCACGAACAGGCAGACATTAACGAAATATGCCAATGTCGATAAGCGTATCGATTGCGGTATGCTTGATATGGGCTTCAGCGGTTCGAGCTATCAAATCGCTGATCCGGAGATTGACGATAAGGTACGCTTGAACAGCGTAGACTACGATCCTAAAAATGGCTCGTTAATGTCCCGCTCGCTGTTGGGTGAAATTATAGGCAAATACACTTTACCTAACGGCTATACAGAGTTTGCGCTTATCGTCCATAACCCTGATACGAACATCAGGCTTACCTGTGGAAGCGCAGTTGTCAATAATGACGGCAAATTACTAGGAATTTTAAATAAAGCATCGACAGACAGCGATATAGTGTTATTTGCGCCAATGATTGACGTTATTTCGTTCATGGAGTGTTTATAAATGGGATTTTATAAATGTATCAATAACTATATGGGAACTGAACAGAAAATGGGAATTTTAACTCCGGCAACATCGTTCTGTGACCTGGACTTAACTCACCCTGCAAGGCAGCTAGTTGTAATAAACACAAACCAAGACGTTGCTAGAATTTTGCTTTCAATATACATTGAAAAATTCAGATGTAACGCTGCTAGTGCTGCATCTGGCGGAGAGGCAACTTCTTCCAGCGGTGGTGGTAGCACGTCCTCCTCAAACGGGAGCCATACACACCAAATCCCTCTCGCTGGAACGCATACTCATACCATAAATCGTCAGTTAGTGGCAACTTCAGATTATGCAGGTACGCCAGTACATAATCACAACTACTACTATCCGTCAAGCACAAATGACGGAGATAGTGGGGGCGTTACGTCTGCTGAATCTGGTGGAGCGCACGATCACCAGGTACAGGCACACGACCACCTATGCCCAAACCATACTCATGATATCGTGTTTGGCATTTATGAGGCACCTTATTTTTGTGGGGTTAACGTCAGGCTCCAATCGCCAACTGCGCCTATTCTAGCTATGACGGGAAAAATTGGCGATGAGAATAACGCTGGCTCAGTTAGTATGCTCGATATATCGTCCTGCTATTCCAAAAATGGCGGGGAGAACAAACTAGGCCCAGGCGTTAACTGGATATACTACACGGCAGACGTTAACGGAAATGTCTACAATACTAACGGGCTTGTACGCATCTATCAAGATGTAAGAATCATCTATAAGTAAATTTTATTTGAGGTATGGCTAAATGCCATACATCAACACTTTTTAAAATTTTTTCTATTTTTATATAACTTTCGTATTAACGCTAAAGTGTCATACAGCGGTAGCATCTCAAAAATGAGAAGCATCTCAAAAGTTGATGTCTCGACTATATAAGGGTTTGACTAGATAATTAGTTATAGAATAGAAAGGGAAAGGTTAGGAAGCTCCCCGGCCAAACCTGAGAAGTAAAGCAAGGGAGCGATTCCATATAATACTCGCAATATTATATTTGAATCGCTTGTTACTTATACTTTACTCATTGGCCTGTGTGAGCCTTCTCGACTCCTCTTTTCAAACACAAAGAAGGTCAACGCACATGATAAAGAACACAAGTAGCAAGGTAAAAATCGATGAACTGAACAACAAAATAATGTCATACATTCAGAATGTTAGAACTGCCAGGGCAGTAGACGTTATAAAGCATCTTTACGGAGAAAATTTTAAGATAGGACAAAGAACCGTAACCCTGCACAGGCTCAGGCTATTAGCTGAATGCGACTATCTCGATCTTGAAAAGGCAAATAACAAAACTACTGTAACGTTAGGTTCTCGCCCGTATCCTGTGAGGGTTTAAACATGATGCAGGACAAGTTAAGCGAAAACTCTCCCCTACGATTCGGCTTAACAAATTCAAGGTTTAACAGACACTTGATCGAGACAATCAAAGAACTCCAGCCTGTGTCTGAAAGGGATATCATAGACTGTATGAGTCCATGTAGAGTAGTTGGGCTTAAAAAGACGCTATTTTACTTATTATGCAACGGATTCCTTAGTTGTAATGTTGATGGGAATTACAGTCTAGTCGAGAGGGAGGCATAATAGAGATGGCCTTACCTTCAAAAGCGACTATTCAGCTTATCAGGGCTGAACAAGATCAGACGATAGCCAACCTACGCAAAATGGCCATTAATGGTTATCCCTGTATGGTATTGAGCAAGGAAAAGAAGTCGCCCCTTATCCACAAGAAAATTATTGATGGAAATTTAAACCCACTATGGGCCACTTCTAACCCTGACCTTATAGAAGCCTTAGTTAAGAGGTTCTATCCATGCAACTATGGTTTATACACATTGGGTAAAAACATAGTTGTAATTGATACTGACAACAAAAAGATAGTTCTTAAAAATGGCAAAGAGCTATTTTATGGCTTAACTGGAGTACAGGCGTATTATCTGTTAGCTAATCAGTATCCCGAAATATTGAACACTATTAAAGTTAAGACTCCATCTGGTGGTATCCACTATTACTTTAGTGTCCCTGAAGGGTACGATATCAGTGGTTTTAATGCTGCTGATGCTATGAGTAAGCCAGTTAAAGTGCCAATTATAGGCTCTTGGTTTGGGATGGATGTTAGATCGCAGAAAAGCCAGGGAATTATAGTTACTCCTCCATCAAGCAAGAAAGGCGTCAAATATGAATACATAGGCGAGAGGACGCTATTAAACACACATATCGATGATCTGCCAGTTCTCCCTGACTTTCTGCTTAATATTTTAAAGAGTATGGGCTATGCTCGGAGGTCTAAGCATGACAACTGAAGCTCAAGCCCTCCAGGAAGCCATAGAACAACAGAAAAATATTTTCAAACAGATGTTTGAAGCGCCTGTAGATGCTGATACTAGAAGCTTCTATGATAATCCATCTGGGACGCATCATGACCGTTTATTTGATAGATGTGTTCAAGTTGTTAAAGCAGGAATTGAACTTGACCAACTGAATGAGCTAGTACATTACTACTGTGAGGTAACAGGACATGACGCTAAAGATGTACGTATCGCAGGGGATGTTTGGAGATACGAACATGGAAATAATAAAAGCTCCAGCAGAAAAAATACTATTGGCCCCTTCGTAGTAAAAAGCATCAATGACGTAATAAACAACCCCACAAAAATAGAGTATCTAATTGAGGGTTGGATTGTTACAGGCAGTAAGGTTCTCATAGCAGGGCCACCTAAGACGATTAAAACGCTGTTGGCTGATGCTATGGCTATCAGCGTAGCTAGTGGTAAGCCCTTTCTAGGGCATTACAGAGTAAATGAAGTCGGCCCCGTCCTGATATATCAGGCAGAGAACAGCGAAGCAATAGAAGGCAACAGATTCAAGCGACTTAAGAAGGCTTATGAAATACCTGATAACGAGAACTTACCTGTTTACTACATAGGCAATCAGGGTTTACGCTTGAATGATCCTCAGAGTGTAGAGAGGCTAATTGAAGCAATCGAGAAAATTAAGCCTATCCTGGTAATTATCGATCCGTTATATGCTTCATTTGATGGAGATATCAGCGAACAAAAAGAAGTTACTCCCGTCCTTAACAAATTAACTGAAATTAGGGATAAATACAACTGTGCTGTTTGCATCGTTACGCATACTAATAAGAGTGCTAATGGTACTAATGCCCCTAAAGTGCCTGAAGTAAACACTTTTGGTTCGCAGTATTTACTTGCCTGGTATGAATGTGGGGCATTCATTGGTAACATGAAAGGTGCTGATGATGGGACAGAGATGGGCGACACTCTCATAACTGAATCTGTAAGCGTTATGCAACCACCTAAAGCGATTACAGTTAAGAGGGCTGGTCGTATGATGGGTACAATGCAAATTGTTAACGTCAGCGTAGACTTTAACGATCTTGAGACTATGGGCATTACTGTAGAACCCTATAAGGACGTAGCAGAGAAAAGCAAGAACAGCGATAATAGTAAGGTTTTATCTGCTGCAATAAGGATTTTGGGCAACGATAGAATGCCTATAACGTCATTAGTAGACGAGACAGTAGCCGCTATTAAATCTGACAAGTCCATAAAAAGCAAGGGCAAGGATAAGGTCAGGGATACTATACGCTATGCCATTGACGAGGGCATATTGTACGAGCGTAACGAGGGCACTACTAAATATGTGGGCAAATGTGAGGAGACACTTACGCTGGATAATGTACGAAAACCCATCAAAAGAGCAAGAAATTAATTAGGCTTATATTTCTGAAAGTAGTTGTTATTTCTGAACAGTTTTCGAAATATCAGCACTTTCAGAAATAAGCCCATTTTTTGAGCAAAAACAAGGCTTACGTCTGCTTTTTCTGAATTTCTAAAACAATTTCTAGAAATATCAAAAATACCCCTAATTTCTGAATTTCTAAAACACCTAGTATAGGTGTTTAGAATATTCAGAAAGGGCAGCTAATAGAATCAGCAAAATAAAAGAAAATCTATGCTCAAATTTGTTGGTATCTGGACAGTTAGAAAATGATATTTTTTAATGTCAAAAATAATAAGTAAACTATTGTTAACTTTATATGGGGTAGTTCACGCTTGTTAAGTCTGGTTAGCATATCGCCTATTTACGCTATTAACGATTGTTAATTATACGTCAAAAACGCCTGTATAAATATCCTTCAATGTGCATAATTTTGAATCGTCACCTATGTATTACCCTGGCGCATCAGCCACAAAGATAACGCTTATATGTTTGAAAGTATATATCGCTCAGATCGGGCGCAGGGTATCATTTTTGCTTCAGCAATTATTACCCACTAATACCCTGCGTCCTACTCTTCTCTATAAAAAGTTGTTTTGTATAGAAAAAGCAACACCTAAAATTAATACATATAAATATAACTGTTTTTAAAAGCCTTAGACGTGTGCCGATAGCAAAACTGCCATATGGTCACTATTTTTATATGTGCTATCTCATAAAAATAAAGTCGGAATTAGGGCC encodes:
- a CDS encoding bifunctional DNA primase/polymerase, with the protein product MALPSKATIQLIRAEQDQTIANLRKMAINGYPCMVLSKEKKSPLIHKKIIDGNLNPLWATSNPDLIEALVKRFYPCNYGLYTLGKNIVVIDTDNKKIVLKNGKELFYGLTGVQAYYLLANQYPEILNTIKVKTPSGGIHYYFSVPEGYDISGFNAADAMSKPVKVPIIGSWFGMDVRSQKSQGIIVTPPSSKKGVKYEYIGERTLLNTHIDDLPVLPDFLLNILKSMGYARRSKHDN
- a CDS encoding ATP-binding protein, translated to MTTEAQALQEAIEQQKNIFKQMFEAPVDADTRSFYDNPSGTHHDRLFDRCVQVVKAGIELDQLNELVHYYCEVTGHDAKDVRIAGDVWRYEHGNNKSSSRKNTIGPFVVKSINDVINNPTKIEYLIEGWIVTGSKVLIAGPPKTIKTLLADAMAISVASGKPFLGHYRVNEVGPVLIYQAENSEAIEGNRFKRLKKAYEIPDNENLPVYYIGNQGLRLNDPQSVERLIEAIEKIKPILVIIDPLYASFDGDISEQKEVTPVLNKLTEIRDKYNCAVCIVTHTNKSANGTNAPKVPEVNTFGSQYLLAWYECGAFIGNMKGADDGTEMGDTLITESVSVMQPPKAITVKRAGRMMGTMQIVNVSVDFNDLETMGITVEPYKDVAEKSKNSDNSKVLSAAIRILGNDRMPITSLVDETVAAIKSDKSIKSKGKDKVRDTIRYAIDEGILYERNEGTTKYVGKCEETLTLDNVRKPIKRARN